In Bacillus toyonensis BCT-7112, a single window of DNA contains:
- a CDS encoding ABC transporter substrate-binding protein: MSLLKKSAALLMAATMALTGAACSNSKTEGKPEAQAKVAPVEKNGDKTVIRFWHAMGGKTQGVLDGLVADYNKSQNKYEIKAEFQGTYEESLTKFKTMSATKEAPALVQSSEITTKYMIDSKKITPIDSWIKKDKYDTSKLEKAITNYYSVDGKMYSMPFNSSTPVLIYNKDAFAKAGLDPEKAPQTYAELKEAAKKLTFKEGGNVKQYGFSMLNYGWFFEELLATQGALYVDNENGRKDAAKKAVFNGKEGQKVFGMLDELNKAGALGKYGASWDDIRAAFQSGQVAMYLDSSAGVRDLIDASKFNVGVSYIPYPEDSKRNGVVIGGASLWMTNMVSEETQQGAWDFMKYLTKPDVQAKWHTATGYFSINPDAYNESLVKEQYEKYPQLKVTVEQLQATKQSPATQGALISVFPESRDAVVKALEAMYDGKNSKEALDEAAKATDRAISISARTSQK, encoded by the coding sequence ATGAGTTTATTGAAAAAAAGTGCTGCTCTTTTAATGGCAGCCACAATGGCATTAACTGGGGCTGCTTGTTCAAATAGTAAAACAGAGGGGAAACCTGAAGCGCAGGCAAAAGTAGCACCAGTTGAAAAAAATGGTGATAAAACTGTAATTCGTTTTTGGCATGCGATGGGTGGAAAAACACAAGGTGTACTAGATGGGCTTGTTGCAGACTATAATAAATCGCAGAATAAGTACGAGATAAAGGCAGAGTTTCAAGGAACATACGAAGAGTCTTTAACGAAGTTTAAAACGATGTCTGCTACGAAAGAAGCTCCAGCTCTTGTTCAATCGAGTGAAATTACAACGAAATATATGATTGATAGCAAAAAGATTACGCCTATCGATAGTTGGATTAAAAAAGATAAGTACGATACATCAAAATTAGAAAAAGCAATTACAAATTATTATTCAGTTGATGGAAAAATGTATTCTATGCCATTTAATTCATCTACGCCAGTATTAATTTATAATAAAGATGCTTTTGCAAAGGCTGGGTTAGATCCAGAGAAAGCTCCACAAACATATGCTGAATTAAAAGAAGCCGCGAAAAAGTTAACGTTTAAAGAAGGCGGAAATGTAAAACAATATGGATTTTCTATGCTCAATTATGGTTGGTTCTTTGAAGAATTGTTAGCGACACAAGGGGCTTTATATGTAGATAATGAAAATGGCCGTAAAGATGCTGCAAAGAAAGCGGTATTTAACGGTAAAGAAGGACAGAAAGTATTTGGAATGTTAGATGAATTGAATAAAGCTGGTGCACTAGGAAAGTATGGAGCAAGTTGGGATGATATTCGTGCCGCGTTCCAATCTGGACAAGTTGCTATGTATTTAGATTCTTCAGCAGGTGTTCGTGATTTAATTGATGCATCTAAGTTTAATGTAGGTGTTTCGTATATTCCGTATCCAGAAGATTCAAAGCGAAATGGTGTTGTTATTGGCGGTGCATCATTATGGATGACGAATATGGTTTCAGAAGAAACGCAGCAAGGTGCATGGGACTTTATGAAATATTTAACGAAGCCAGACGTACAAGCAAAATGGCATACTGCAACAGGATATTTCTCAATTAATCCAGATGCATATAATGAATCGTTAGTAAAAGAGCAATATGAAAAATATCCACAGTTAAAAGTAACAGTAGAACAATTACAAGCGACGAAGCAATCTCCAGCAACTCAAGGTGCATTAATTAGTGTATTCCCAGAATCACGAGATGCAGTTGTAAAAGCATTAGAAGCAATGTATGACGGAAAGAATAGTAAAGAAGCGTTGGATGAAGCTGCAAAAGCAACAGATAGAGCGATTAGCATTTCAGCTCGTACGAGCCAAAAATAA
- a CDS encoding metallophosphoesterase family protein, which yields MNRILVISDIHGEIDKFKKLLEEIQYNAKQDQLILLGDYVDRGPNARAVLEKVKELKEEGAFVLKGNHEDMMIKALTTDEERSWNHWVKRNGGDKTLYSYGFVEEDIAVNEGDFQKPILQSHVLEEHVKFIQELDHYIETEEYIFVHAGVEPMKRVSESEPYTLMWIRNEFHSGYSGEKVVVFGHTETKTLHGSENCGVYFGSNRIIGIDGGAVYGGQLNCLELPSKKVYVVKN from the coding sequence ATGAATAGGATACTTGTCATTAGTGATATTCATGGAGAGATTGATAAATTTAAAAAGTTACTTGAGGAAATACAATACAACGCAAAACAAGATCAATTAATTCTATTAGGGGATTATGTGGATCGTGGTCCGAATGCACGTGCTGTACTTGAAAAGGTGAAAGAGCTAAAAGAAGAAGGAGCATTCGTTTTAAAGGGAAATCATGAAGATATGATGATTAAAGCGCTAACGACAGATGAGGAACGCTCATGGAACCATTGGGTAAAAAGAAATGGTGGAGATAAAACGTTATATAGCTATGGATTTGTAGAAGAAGATATTGCAGTTAATGAAGGGGACTTCCAAAAGCCAATTTTACAATCTCACGTATTAGAGGAACATGTAAAATTTATTCAAGAATTAGATCATTACATTGAAACAGAAGAGTATATATTTGTACATGCTGGTGTTGAGCCAATGAAACGAGTTTCTGAATCTGAACCATATACGTTAATGTGGATCCGTAATGAATTTCATAGTGGATATAGTGGCGAAAAGGTTGTTGTATTTGGCCATACGGAAACAAAAACGCTTCATGGTAGTGAGAATTGCGGAGTATATTTTGGTAGTAATCGTATTATTGGAATTGATGGCGGGGCTGTGTATGGCGGTCAATTAAATTGTTTGGAGTTGCCGAGTAAAAAGGTGTACGTAGTAAAAAATTGA
- a CDS encoding response regulator transcription factor translates to MRLLVVEDNASLLESIVQILRDEFEVDTALNGEDGLFLAMQNIYDAILLDVMMPGMDGFEVIQKIRDERIETPVLFLTARDSLEDRVKGLDFGGDDYIVKPFQAPELKARIRALLRRSGSLTTKQTIRYKGIELFGKDKDVQVEGQDIKLTLKQYELLEYLIQNSGKILMREQIFDRVWGFDSDTTVAIVEVYVHHLRKKLEPFGYQKDIQTVRGIGYILKEK, encoded by the coding sequence ATGCGCTTACTTGTAGTAGAAGATAATGCTTCGTTATTAGAGTCTATCGTACAAATTTTGCGTGATGAATTTGAAGTAGATACAGCGTTAAATGGAGAAGATGGATTGTTTTTGGCAATGCAAAACATTTATGATGCAATTTTACTTGATGTGATGATGCCAGGAATGGACGGGTTTGAAGTAATTCAAAAAATACGTGATGAAAGAATTGAAACGCCAGTCCTGTTTTTAACAGCGAGAGATTCTTTAGAAGATCGAGTGAAAGGATTGGATTTTGGCGGAGACGACTATATCGTAAAGCCGTTTCAAGCACCAGAACTAAAGGCGAGAATTCGTGCTTTATTACGCAGAAGTGGTAGTTTAACAACAAAGCAGACAATTCGATATAAAGGAATTGAATTGTTTGGAAAAGATAAAGATGTTCAAGTAGAGGGACAAGATATTAAGCTGACATTAAAACAATATGAGCTTTTAGAGTATCTCATTCAAAATAGCGGAAAGATTTTAATGCGTGAACAAATTTTCGATCGTGTTTGGGGATTTGATTCAGATACGACAGTAGCAATTGTAGAAGTGTATGTGCATCATTTACGTAAAAAATTAGAGCCATTCGGTTATCAGAAAGATATTCAAACTGTTCGTGGTATTGGATATATATTAAAAGAGAAATGA
- a CDS encoding sensor histidine kinase, which yields MFQKTRIRLTIVNSLVFILLIGVLGSIVYSYTYKRIYNEVDQSIKMMAQYGEKLDVKIPPRKRMEKIQIGDPRVTRITWNGKIVKIEGDNRKFRSIFEENLEKFSPKKLEDLQDIEVQGRYFRAFSLQKDGEIVQIVRDITAEEGMLNTLFLILVIGCSIGSLCAIGIGFFLAGRALIPIQNSWEKQQQFVSDASHELRTPLAVIQSKTDVLFQSPSATIEEKAMDISTISKECRRLSKLVSNLLLLARSDSNQIEMDKKTFEMGKLLEEIVDPYKEIASYQEKEMILKVERNMSFMGDRERIHQMMVILLDNAMKYTNEGGHIRIDCTQTSSSICIQVKDDGIGVKVEDIPKLFDRFYQGDKARSTSEGAGLGLSIAKWIVEKHYGKILVESKWGEGTCFEVVLPKNQKI from the coding sequence ATGTTTCAAAAAACACGCATTCGTCTGACTATAGTGAACTCATTAGTATTTATCCTATTAATAGGAGTATTAGGTAGTATTGTTTATTCGTACACATATAAGCGTATTTATAATGAAGTGGATCAATCTATAAAAATGATGGCTCAGTATGGAGAAAAACTAGATGTTAAAATACCACCAAGAAAACGCATGGAGAAAATCCAAATTGGAGATCCGCGGGTAACTAGAATAACTTGGAATGGGAAAATAGTGAAAATAGAGGGCGATAATCGTAAATTCCGTTCTATTTTTGAAGAGAATTTGGAAAAGTTTTCTCCAAAAAAGTTAGAGGATTTGCAAGATATTGAAGTGCAAGGACGATATTTTAGAGCATTTTCGCTTCAAAAAGATGGAGAAATAGTTCAAATCGTGCGAGATATAACAGCGGAAGAAGGAATGTTAAATACTTTATTTTTAATTCTCGTGATAGGTTGTAGTATAGGAAGTCTCTGTGCAATAGGTATCGGCTTTTTCCTAGCTGGCAGAGCACTCATACCGATTCAAAATTCATGGGAGAAACAGCAGCAGTTCGTTTCCGATGCATCGCATGAATTAAGAACGCCACTTGCAGTTATTCAATCAAAGACGGATGTGTTATTTCAGTCCCCCTCCGCTACGATAGAAGAAAAAGCGATGGACATTTCTACAATATCTAAAGAATGCAGGCGGTTATCGAAACTAGTTAGCAACTTATTGTTGTTAGCACGTTCGGATTCAAATCAAATTGAGATGGATAAAAAAACATTTGAAATGGGTAAATTGTTAGAAGAAATAGTAGATCCATATAAAGAAATTGCTTCTTATCAAGAAAAAGAGATGATATTAAAAGTAGAACGTAACATGTCTTTTATGGGTGATAGAGAACGGATTCATCAAATGATGGTCATATTGTTAGATAATGCGATGAAATATACGAATGAAGGCGGTCATATTCGAATTGATTGCACGCAAACGAGCAGCTCGATTTGTATACAGGTGAAAGATGATGGGATAGGCGTGAAAGTAGAGGATATCCCAAAATTATTTGATCGTTTTTATCAAGGGGATAAAGCAAGGAGTACATCAGAGGGAGCTGGATTAGGTCTTTCAATCGCCAAGTGGATTGTAGAAAAGCATTACGGAAAAATATTAGTAGAGAGCAAATGGGGAGAGGGTACTTGTTTTGAAGTAGTTCTCCCTAAAAATCAAAAAATATAA
- a CDS encoding C39 family peptidase translates to MIRKLKWYICIALLGVAVWSVYTNGITKYMEKLTSFIQSGKRTEFSNNDEKILLSNVPLIQQLPELDRGCEVTSLAMMLQYAGVSVDKMKLANEIKKVDFMVDGVRGNPNEGFVGNIYTFSESGYGVYHGPLFQLAKKYLSNKAVDLTGKSIEEIYKSVKAGQPVVMITNATYAPLDEDEFTTWKTNSGDVSITYNEHCVVLIGYDKESVYIRDPLDDSLDVKVPRENFEQAWVQMGSQAISYVKSSK, encoded by the coding sequence GTGATACGAAAATTGAAGTGGTATATATGCATAGCTTTACTTGGCGTAGCAGTATGGAGTGTATATACAAATGGAATCACAAAGTATATGGAGAAATTAACATCCTTCATACAAAGCGGAAAAAGAACGGAGTTTAGTAATAATGATGAAAAGATCCTCTTATCAAATGTGCCTTTAATTCAGCAGTTACCAGAGCTGGATAGAGGGTGTGAAGTGACAAGTTTAGCAATGATGTTACAATACGCAGGCGTTTCAGTAGATAAGATGAAATTAGCAAATGAAATAAAAAAAGTTGATTTTATGGTTGATGGTGTACGCGGAAATCCGAATGAAGGGTTTGTAGGAAATATTTATACCTTTTCTGAATCCGGTTATGGTGTATATCATGGGCCACTTTTTCAGTTAGCGAAAAAATATTTATCTAATAAAGCTGTGGATTTAACAGGAAAGAGTATAGAGGAAATATATAAGAGTGTAAAAGCAGGGCAACCGGTAGTCATGATTACAAATGCAACATATGCTCCTTTAGATGAAGATGAATTTACTACATGGAAAACAAATAGTGGGGATGTTTCTATTACATATAATGAACATTGTGTTGTACTTATTGGGTACGATAAGGAATCTGTATATATTCGAGACCCGCTTGATGATAGCTTAGATGTGAAAGTACCAAGAGAAAACTTTGAACAGGCATGGGTGCAAATGGGGAGTCAGGCAATTAGTTATGTAAAGAGCTCTAAATAA
- a CDS encoding methyl-accepting chemotaxis protein encodes MQNIFNWVKCMSIKKKLIISFFIILTIPGLIIGGVSYQTAKTNFEHQMTDKAKENISVLNTVISQNIEEKFVDATYFADILTEDTYPNGQEEIVRTKLAQYIKLHPEVEGIYIGAQTGKFIREPFIQMSDGYNPTDRSWYKEAQENKGKVIVTAPYQSASTKNMVVTIAKEVKDGKGVIGINLNLDNILKISKMINIGEKGYAVILDQNKQIVSHPSRKPGSKVTDPWIKPIYEDKQGNVSYTEQDDKKNLIFATNEKTGWKIVGVMFDEEIMQAASPVFYKTLIVIAIAIAFGSVLIYFITNSITRPLRKIAESAHKISKGDLTEKITIHSKDDIGKLGNSFNEMSTSLQDVITQISFSAEHVAASAEELTASVQQANDATDQITIAMEQVSGGAESQSQGVEEGAATLQQVNTAIQDVTGSAESISISSLHARERAEEGEDLVEQTAKQMQSISRSVSDSDAIIKLLDEKSKQVGAISEAIQNIATQTNLLALNAAIEAARAGEQGRGFAIVADEVRKLAEQSGESSGEIANLIAEIKADIEHTVKAMDNVSGEVQQGLDVVTKTKVSFTEILSSTTHIVSQVNQMVETTRRIAGDANEVTNAIDEIAAAAEENTASMQSVAASTEEQVNSMEEISSASQNLAEMAEELQAMTSKFKV; translated from the coding sequence ATGCAAAATATATTTAACTGGGTTAAATGTATGAGTATCAAGAAAAAATTAATCATTTCATTTTTTATTATTTTAACTATACCAGGACTTATTATCGGTGGTGTTTCATATCAAACTGCCAAAACAAATTTTGAACATCAAATGACAGATAAAGCAAAGGAGAATATTTCAGTTTTAAATACTGTTATTTCTCAAAATATAGAAGAGAAATTTGTTGATGCGACGTACTTTGCAGACATCTTAACAGAGGATACATATCCAAATGGACAAGAAGAAATAGTAAGAACGAAGTTAGCACAATATATAAAGCTTCATCCAGAAGTAGAAGGTATTTATATTGGAGCGCAGACGGGGAAGTTTATAAGAGAACCATTTATTCAAATGTCTGATGGCTATAATCCAACAGATAGATCATGGTATAAAGAAGCGCAGGAAAATAAAGGAAAGGTAATTGTTACTGCACCGTATCAATCGGCATCTACAAAAAATATGGTAGTAACAATTGCTAAAGAAGTAAAAGATGGTAAAGGTGTTATAGGTATTAACTTGAATTTGGATAACATCCTAAAGATTTCAAAAATGATTAATATTGGTGAAAAAGGCTATGCAGTTATTTTAGATCAAAATAAGCAAATTGTTAGTCATCCGTCTAGAAAGCCTGGTTCAAAGGTTACTGATCCTTGGATTAAACCAATTTATGAAGACAAACAAGGAAATGTATCTTATACAGAACAAGATGATAAAAAGAATTTAATCTTTGCAACAAATGAGAAAACAGGATGGAAAATAGTTGGAGTTATGTTTGACGAAGAAATTATGCAAGCTGCCAGTCCAGTGTTTTATAAGACTTTGATTGTCATAGCTATCGCTATTGCATTTGGTAGTGTATTAATTTATTTCATTACAAATTCTATTACAAGGCCATTACGAAAAATAGCTGAATCGGCACATAAAATTAGTAAGGGAGATTTAACCGAGAAAATTACAATCCACTCCAAGGATGATATAGGGAAACTAGGGAATTCATTTAATGAAATGTCTACGTCTTTACAAGATGTGATTACCCAAATTAGCTTTTCGGCAGAGCATGTTGCAGCATCGGCAGAAGAGTTAACAGCGAGCGTACAGCAAGCGAATGATGCGACAGATCAAATTACAATTGCAATGGAACAAGTATCAGGTGGGGCTGAGTCACAAAGCCAAGGTGTTGAAGAAGGCGCGGCTACATTACAACAAGTAAATACAGCAATTCAAGATGTAACTGGAAGCGCAGAGTCAATTTCTATTTCCTCATTACATGCGCGAGAAAGAGCTGAAGAGGGAGAAGATTTAGTTGAACAAACCGCAAAACAAATGCAGTCTATTTCTAGATCGGTATCCGATTCAGATGCTATTATTAAACTTCTTGATGAGAAGTCAAAGCAAGTAGGAGCTATTTCTGAAGCAATTCAAAACATTGCAACTCAAACAAACTTATTAGCTTTAAATGCGGCTATTGAAGCAGCAAGAGCAGGTGAACAGGGACGAGGATTTGCTATTGTAGCCGATGAAGTTAGAAAATTAGCAGAGCAATCAGGAGAATCATCTGGAGAGATTGCAAATTTAATTGCAGAAATTAAGGCTGATATTGAACATACTGTTAAGGCAATGGATAATGTGAGTGGGGAAGTTCAACAAGGCTTAGATGTTGTAACAAAAACGAAAGTAAGTTTTACAGAAATTTTAAGTTCTACTACTCATATTGTTTCTCAAGTTAATCAAATGGTAGAAACAACGAGGAGAATCGCTGGAGATGCAAATGAAGTGACAAATGCTATTGATGAAATTGCAGCGGCTGCAGAAGAAAATACAGCTAGTATGCAAAGTGTTGCAGCGTCAACAGAAGAACAAGTAAATTCGATGGAAGAAATTAGTTCAGCTTCGCAAAACTTAGCTGAGATGGCCGAAGAACTACAAGCAATGACTAGTAAATTTAAAGTATAA
- a CDS encoding sensor histidine kinase, which produces MKKRKKLWNLWKTITLLVCTVVIFSLLVTDILISHNVERTTEDSQAEKAKTIAHIVANDSIVIDGLIGKADTSAIQTYTNRILKNTGVQFIVVMDMNGIRKSHPNPQKIGHHFIGGDEGPALKGKEHVSLAEGTLGISMRVFVPIFSETGEQLGAVAVGISADNVKERVKESRHIIYIGVGVGVLVGIIGAILLARHIKKSLFGLEPHRIAKILEERNTMLQSVKEGIIAVDKEARVTLINNEAKRLFKKSGLEEDFIGKDVELYMPNSRIKEVLQTGEVQLNEEQNIYGITIVTNRVPLYVKGEIVGAIATFRDKTEIRKLAEELTGIRLYAEALRAQSHEFMNKMHVVLGLTHMKQYEELQKYISGMVSEHQYEIGGVMKRIKSPVFAGFLLGKLSYAREKNIKLIISEDSYLPEIYDESITHELITIVGNLIDNALEAVIHCKKKQVEIGVQYQNTLTITVQDTGKGIEEDEVDALFTKGYSTKGDNRGYGLYLVKESIQRINGEIHISSLLGEGTTITIEIPKGRDEKQI; this is translated from the coding sequence ATGAAAAAAAGAAAAAAACTATGGAATTTATGGAAAACGATTACATTGCTAGTTTGTACAGTTGTAATTTTTTCTTTACTTGTTACAGATATATTAATTAGTCATAATGTAGAGCGGACAACGGAGGATAGCCAGGCAGAGAAAGCAAAAACGATTGCCCATATTGTGGCAAATGATTCGATTGTAATCGATGGTTTGATTGGAAAAGCAGATACTTCTGCAATTCAAACGTATACAAATAGAATATTAAAAAACACAGGTGTTCAATTTATTGTAGTTATGGATATGAATGGAATAAGAAAATCACATCCAAACCCTCAAAAAATAGGTCATCATTTTATTGGAGGAGATGAAGGGCCTGCATTGAAAGGAAAGGAACATGTATCGCTAGCAGAAGGAACGTTAGGTATTTCAATGCGAGTGTTTGTACCTATATTTTCTGAAACAGGTGAACAACTTGGAGCGGTAGCCGTTGGTATCTCGGCAGATAATGTAAAAGAGAGAGTTAAGGAAAGTAGACATATTATTTATATCGGTGTCGGAGTTGGAGTACTAGTCGGAATTATAGGAGCAATATTGCTAGCTAGACATATAAAGAAAAGTTTATTCGGTCTTGAGCCGCACAGGATAGCGAAAATTCTTGAAGAAAGAAATACGATGTTACAATCTGTAAAGGAAGGCATTATTGCTGTAGATAAAGAGGCGAGAGTAACGTTAATTAATAATGAAGCGAAACGTCTATTTAAAAAAAGTGGACTTGAAGAAGATTTTATAGGTAAAGACGTTGAGCTATATATGCCGAATTCGCGTATAAAAGAAGTATTGCAAACGGGAGAGGTACAATTAAACGAAGAACAAAATATTTACGGAATTACGATTGTGACGAATCGTGTTCCTTTATATGTAAAAGGAGAAATAGTTGGCGCAATTGCAACATTTCGTGATAAAACAGAGATTAGAAAACTAGCAGAGGAACTAACTGGTATTAGGCTATATGCGGAAGCATTACGGGCACAATCTCATGAGTTTATGAATAAAATGCATGTTGTATTAGGGCTTACACATATGAAACAATATGAAGAATTACAAAAATATATAAGTGGCATGGTATCAGAGCATCAATATGAAATTGGTGGAGTTATGAAAAGAATAAAAAGTCCAGTATTTGCTGGTTTTTTACTAGGTAAACTTAGCTATGCTAGGGAGAAAAATATTAAGTTAATTATAAGTGAAGATTCTTACTTGCCGGAAATATATGATGAAAGTATTACTCATGAACTTATTACGATTGTAGGGAACTTAATAGATAATGCATTAGAGGCAGTGATACATTGCAAAAAGAAACAAGTTGAAATTGGGGTGCAATATCAGAATACATTAACTATTACAGTGCAAGATACGGGGAAAGGTATAGAAGAAGACGAAGTGGATGCATTATTTACAAAAGGTTATTCCACAAAAGGGGATAATCGCGGTTATGGTTTGTATCTTGTAAAAGAAAGTATACAGCGAATAAATGGGGAGATTCACATTTCCTCCTTATTAGGAGAGGGAACAACGATAACAATTGAAATACCTAAAGGTAGGGATGAGAAGCAAATATGA
- a CDS encoding response regulator, with the protein MIKVLIVEDDPMVAMLNTHYLEQVGGFELVQAVNSVKSAIEVLEKSRIDLVLLDIFMPEETGFELLMYIRNQEKEIDIMMISAVHDMGSIKKALQYGVVDYLIKPFTFERFKDALTIYREKLTFMKEQQKISQSELDSLILQKEKREPTVNKELPKGLTKQTLQLIWQKIESLNGRAFTTDEMAQLVGISRVSIRKYVMFLTEIGVLENEMVYQHVGRPVSKLRCVDQNKIGFYV; encoded by the coding sequence ATGATTAAAGTTTTAATTGTAGAAGATGACCCGATGGTAGCAATGTTAAATACACATTATTTAGAGCAAGTAGGAGGATTCGAACTTGTTCAAGCAGTTAACTCAGTAAAATCGGCGATAGAAGTATTAGAGAAATCACGAATAGATTTAGTCTTACTTGATATTTTTATGCCTGAAGAGACTGGATTTGAGCTTTTAATGTATATTCGGAACCAAGAAAAAGAAATCGATATTATGATGATTTCAGCTGTACATGATATGGGGAGTATTAAAAAAGCATTACAATATGGCGTAGTAGATTATTTAATTAAACCATTTACATTTGAACGATTTAAAGATGCATTAACTATATATCGAGAAAAACTTACTTTCATGAAAGAACAACAAAAAATTAGTCAATCGGAATTAGATTCGTTAATTTTACAAAAAGAAAAAAGAGAGCCTACTGTCAATAAAGAGCTCCCGAAAGGATTAACGAAGCAAACGTTGCAATTAATTTGGCAGAAGATCGAGTCGCTGAATGGACGAGCGTTTACAACAGATGAAATGGCACAATTAGTAGGAATTTCAAGAGTTTCTATTCGAAAGTATGTAATGTTTTTGACTGAAATTGGAGTGTTAGAAAACGAAATGGTGTATCAGCATGTGGGAAGACCTGTAAGTAAATTAAGATGTGTTGATCAAAATAAAATAGGTTTTTACGTATAA
- a CDS encoding 2-hydroxycarboxylate transporter family protein, with product MGIQKNVEAVSFAEGNELKNESFASKIMNVKIGVIPLPLYVVLAAIIYGASVYNKLPADMIGGFAVIMIMGIFLGDIGMRIPILKNIGGPAILSLFIPSLLVFFNWMNPASMEAATMLMKKSNFLYLYISCLVVGSILGMNRKVLVQGFVRMFIPLVVGTLASVAVGLLVGSLFGFEMKHTFFFIIVPIVSGGIGEGILPLSLAYSDILNESSATFVSQLIPAAIIGNMFAIVSAGYMKRLGEKRPELSGNGVLVKTDNQAELLKEQNTEKPIDFSLMGAGLLIACTFFIFGGFASKFIGIPGAIIMIFSAALVKYFKLMPAKMEQGAFHLYKFISKNLTWPLMVGLGLLYIPLKDVAAVLSVGYVVVCASVVLTMVASGFLIGKVMKMYPVESAIVTGCHSGLGGTGDVAILSASNRMELMPFAQISTRLGGAAMVVTATILLTMFS from the coding sequence ATGGGAATTCAAAAGAATGTGGAAGCGGTATCATTTGCTGAAGGAAATGAATTGAAAAATGAATCTTTCGCTTCTAAAATTATGAACGTTAAAATCGGTGTTATACCTTTACCGTTATATGTAGTATTGGCTGCTATTATTTATGGGGCATCTGTATATAATAAATTGCCAGCAGACATGATTGGTGGTTTTGCAGTTATTATGATCATGGGTATTTTCTTAGGTGACATTGGGATGAGAATTCCAATTTTAAAAAATATCGGTGGTCCAGCAATTCTCTCATTATTTATTCCATCATTACTTGTATTTTTTAACTGGATGAATCCAGCTTCAATGGAAGCTGCGACTATGTTAATGAAAAAATCGAACTTTTTATATTTATATATTTCTTGTTTAGTAGTCGGAAGTATTTTAGGAATGAATCGTAAAGTGTTAGTGCAAGGTTTCGTTCGTATGTTTATTCCTTTAGTAGTAGGAACATTAGCTTCTGTAGCAGTAGGATTATTGGTCGGTTCACTATTCGGGTTTGAAATGAAGCATACATTCTTCTTTATTATCGTACCAATTGTGAGCGGTGGTATTGGAGAAGGGATTTTACCATTGTCATTAGCATACAGTGACATTTTAAATGAATCATCAGCAACATTCGTATCACAGCTTATTCCGGCAGCTATTATTGGGAATATGTTTGCAATCGTGAGTGCAGGGTATATGAAGCGTTTAGGCGAGAAGAGACCTGAGCTTAGTGGTAATGGTGTATTAGTGAAAACAGACAATCAAGCAGAATTATTAAAAGAACAAAATACAGAGAAGCCAATTGATTTCTCATTAATGGGAGCAGGTTTATTAATTGCATGTACGTTCTTTATCTTCGGAGGGTTTGCTTCTAAGTTCATCGGTATTCCTGGGGCAATCATTATGATTTTCTCAGCAGCACTTGTGAAATACTTTAAACTAATGCCAGCAAAAATGGAGCAAGGAGCATTCCATTTATATAAATTTATTTCAAAGAATTTAACTTGGCCGTTAATGGTCGGATTAGGATTGCTATATATTCCGTTAAAAGACGTAGCGGCAGTTCTTTCAGTGGGATATGTTGTTGTTTGTGCATCGGTTGTTCTTACAATGGTAGCATCAGGTTTTCTTATAGGAAAAGTGATGAAAATGTATCCAGTTGAATCAGCAATTGTAACTGGATGTCATAGCGGTTTAGGCGGAACTGGAGATGTTGCTATTTTATCAGCTTCAAATCGTATGGAATTAATGCCTTTCGCACAAATTTCGACGCGTTTAGGCGGGGCAGCAATGGTTGTAACAGCGACAATCTTATTAACAATGTTTTCATGA